A region from the Simiduia sp. 21SJ11W-1 genome encodes:
- a CDS encoding molybdopterin-synthase adenylyltransferase MoeB produces MDDESLLRYSRHLLLEELDIDGQQKLIDAHVLIIGLGGLGCPAALYLAASGVGQLTLVDHDTVELSNLQRQIAHTEQCIGLAKVESAKAQIHAINRHVKVNSVHTRLSDSALAKAVESADLVLDCTDNFDARFAINQACVATQTPLVSGAAIRWEAQVAVFAPALGGACYECLYKPGANIQASCAESGVIAPLVGIIGNLQALEAIKLLTGVGQPLVNRLLLLDAKTLQWREITLTRDPSCSTCSIHR; encoded by the coding sequence ATGGACGACGAAAGTTTACTGCGCTATAGCCGCCATTTACTGCTTGAAGAGCTCGACATAGACGGCCAGCAAAAGCTCATTGATGCCCATGTTTTGATCATTGGGCTTGGCGGCTTAGGTTGCCCCGCAGCACTTTATCTGGCCGCCAGTGGTGTAGGCCAACTGACACTTGTGGATCACGACACAGTGGAACTCAGCAACCTGCAGCGGCAGATAGCCCACACTGAACAATGCATTGGGCTTGCCAAGGTTGAATCTGCGAAAGCCCAAATTCACGCGATCAACCGCCACGTGAAAGTGAATAGCGTGCACACGCGCCTAAGTGATTCAGCACTGGCAAAGGCCGTTGAAAGTGCAGATCTTGTACTCGATTGCACCGACAACTTCGATGCCCGCTTTGCCATTAACCAAGCCTGCGTAGCCACCCAAACGCCACTTGTTTCCGGCGCCGCTATCCGCTGGGAGGCACAAGTGGCCGTGTTCGCCCCGGCGCTCGGTGGCGCATGCTACGAATGCCTGTACAAGCCGGGAGCAAATATTCAGGCGAGCTGCGCAGAATCCGGCGTTATCGCGCCCCTTGTCGGCATCATTGGCAACCTGCAGGCCCTTGAGGCTATCAAGCTCCTGACCGGGGTAGGCCAACCACTTGTAAACCGCCTGCTGCTGCTAGACGCCAAAACATTGCAATGGCGCGAGATCACCCTAACGCGCGATCCAAGCTGCAGTACCTGTAGCATTCATCGATAA
- the lolB gene encoding lipoprotein insertase outer membrane protein LolB, whose amino-acid sequence MTACTRLQPLPAGWVLDEREQALLAIDQWRFDGKLGVRAPGDSGSAYVNWDQAPGQYSIRMQGPLGQGSAKINGSAQGVKLTQGDQVRYARNATELVQKAFGWQLPMAALEYWVRGLPAPGSARAQIARNEQGLLVGQSQDGWELEYSQYKLVQGHALPGRLKAESKALGVRLILVINDWQLGAES is encoded by the coding sequence GTGACCGCTTGCACACGCCTGCAGCCGCTACCGGCAGGTTGGGTGCTCGATGAGCGCGAGCAAGCCTTGCTGGCAATCGATCAGTGGCGCTTTGATGGCAAGCTGGGCGTGCGTGCCCCGGGTGACAGCGGCAGTGCCTATGTGAATTGGGATCAGGCACCCGGCCAATACAGCATCCGTATGCAAGGGCCTTTGGGCCAAGGCAGTGCCAAGATTAACGGCAGCGCGCAAGGGGTTAAGCTCACCCAGGGCGACCAGGTTCGCTATGCGCGCAATGCAACAGAGTTAGTGCAGAAGGCATTTGGCTGGCAGTTGCCCATGGCCGCGCTGGAATACTGGGTGCGAGGCCTGCCGGCACCGGGCAGCGCGCGCGCCCAAATCGCGCGCAACGAGCAAGGCCTGTTGGTGGGCCAGAGCCAAGATGGCTGGGAGCTTGAGTACAGCCAATATAAGCTGGTGCAGGGCCATGCACTGCCCGGCCGCCTGAAGGCGGAATCCAAGGCTTTAGGGGTGCGGTTAATTTTGGTAATCAACGATTGGCAATTGGGGGCAGAGAGTTAG
- a CDS encoding M48 family metallopeptidase — MSEPLTLEGTWQDGASSASCQAKLFFMGDKVTLQATNGDYFESTLTELKLSPSIGRTPRYISFENHHGQFESLQFDLLTKLDERIGSPAMQLIHRLENHLGLVCLATVAVLFACFSYFYWGVPYASKVIANNLPESTLQQAADETFEILRVRYLEPTALSEETQARLKSKAQAFAPDYSIEKLHFFASDKLGANALALPDGTIIFTDELIALTDGNDDEMLAVFGHELGHYHQRHSLRQLLQNSAIAVTIAMVGGDVSALGDLVLTLPVVFSQLAFSRKFELEADSYAGDMLEKNGLEREAFVSILTKLHNHYKLCKSGDKDCEERASIMKYLSTHPHLELRIKAVSGETQP; from the coding sequence TTGAGTGAACCCCTCACTCTTGAAGGCACCTGGCAAGACGGCGCTTCTAGCGCCTCTTGCCAGGCGAAGCTCTTTTTTATGGGCGATAAAGTTACCCTCCAGGCAACCAATGGAGACTACTTCGAAAGCACCTTAACAGAGCTTAAGCTGTCGCCCTCCATCGGCCGCACGCCTCGCTATATTTCGTTTGAAAACCACCACGGCCAGTTTGAAAGCCTCCAGTTTGATCTGCTAACAAAGCTTGATGAGCGCATTGGCAGCCCGGCCATGCAGCTTATTCACCGGCTGGAAAATCACCTGGGTTTGGTGTGTCTCGCTACCGTTGCAGTATTGTTTGCATGCTTTAGCTATTTTTACTGGGGCGTACCTTATGCAAGTAAGGTGATTGCCAACAACCTGCCCGAAAGCACGCTGCAACAAGCCGCGGATGAAACCTTTGAGATTCTACGTGTACGCTATCTTGAGCCCACTGCACTCAGTGAAGAAACCCAGGCACGGTTAAAATCAAAAGCACAGGCCTTCGCGCCCGATTACTCCATAGAAAAACTCCATTTCTTTGCAAGTGATAAATTGGGTGCCAACGCATTGGCACTGCCCGACGGGACGATCATCTTCACAGATGAGCTCATCGCATTAACCGATGGCAACGATGATGAAATGCTGGCGGTATTCGGGCACGAGCTGGGCCATTACCACCAGCGCCATTCATTGCGCCAGCTATTGCAGAATTCGGCCATCGCCGTCACCATCGCCATGGTTGGTGGTGATGTGAGCGCACTGGGTGATTTGGTGCTTACCTTGCCCGTAGTGTTTAGCCAGCTTGCGTTTTCACGTAAGTTTGAACTGGAGGCAGATAGCTACGCAGGCGACATGCTTGAGAAAAACGGGCTCGAGCGAGAAGCCTTTGTAAGTATTCTCACCAAGCTGCACAACCACTACAAGCTTTGCAAATCAGGCGATAAGGATTGTGAAGAAAGGGCCAGCATCATGAAGTATCTGAGCACACATCCTCATTTAGAGCTGCGCATTAAAGCTGTTAGCGGTGAAACACAGCCCTAA
- a CDS encoding tetratricopeptide repeat protein encodes MKPTALFVALGILALVAGCATQAPEPEVVEAQAQPAPEPVEPAPEPVKERPFAPDTLYSLMVAELAGHQQRFDIALSNYVQQAYETRDLGVVARAARIARFMEEHRAALEMSVLWVELEPGNNEARVLAASELAEAGRLNEAFAHAEYLLAKGNPLLLQTVAAFAGKGTDIEREQLLAGLQALEASHADQQPLWMALALTYQQQGQFEPALAAVAKAVALEPDSNQAQALQARLRYQSGDQVGALRQMAVLVDTSPEDQRLRLQYARLLASTDLEKAAEQFEVLLADHPGDVDLQLSLGLIRFEQQRFDEAEVLFAELLDVERRRSTAHYYLARIAQEQRDYQSALNHYLKVEIGPDFMPALVQTLEILVAAGELEPAHTRMEAVRAKVPQTHERLYALEAEILAKYGHLDAAEQVLTQGLTQLPESTQLLYSRALVNERRDMIDLAERDLRRVIRFEPNNATALNALGYTLADRTERYQEAYELIKQAHLLKPDDAAIIDSLGWVQYRLGNYAEAILRLREALKLYPDPEIAAHLGEVLWVTGQQQEALEVWQAGIELNPRNSIIPNAMKRLGAEPADE; translated from the coding sequence ATGAAACCTACAGCTTTGTTTGTTGCCCTTGGAATCCTGGCGTTGGTTGCCGGTTGTGCTACCCAGGCCCCTGAGCCCGAAGTGGTAGAAGCGCAGGCGCAGCCAGCGCCCGAGCCGGTAGAGCCCGCCCCAGAGCCTGTAAAAGAGCGGCCCTTTGCCCCAGATACGCTCTATTCCCTCATGGTGGCGGAGCTGGCCGGCCACCAGCAGCGCTTTGATATTGCGTTATCCAACTACGTACAACAGGCCTATGAAACCCGCGATCTTGGCGTGGTGGCGCGCGCCGCGCGCATTGCACGCTTTATGGAGGAGCATCGCGCAGCGCTTGAAATGTCGGTGCTGTGGGTGGAACTTGAGCCAGGCAACAACGAAGCGCGGGTGCTGGCGGCAAGCGAGCTTGCCGAGGCAGGCCGCTTGAACGAGGCCTTCGCCCACGCAGAGTACCTGCTAGCGAAAGGCAACCCCCTGCTGTTGCAAACTGTGGCTGCCTTTGCAGGCAAGGGCACAGATATAGAGCGCGAGCAGTTGTTGGCCGGCCTGCAGGCGCTGGAGGCAAGCCATGCAGATCAGCAGCCTTTGTGGATGGCGTTAGCGCTTACTTACCAGCAGCAGGGGCAGTTTGAGCCGGCGCTTGCGGCCGTCGCCAAGGCCGTTGCGCTGGAGCCCGACAGCAATCAGGCGCAGGCACTGCAGGCGCGTTTGCGTTATCAATCGGGTGATCAGGTGGGTGCGCTGCGCCAGATGGCGGTACTGGTAGACACCTCGCCGGAAGATCAGCGTTTGCGCTTGCAGTATGCCAGGCTGCTTGCCTCAACAGATCTTGAAAAGGCAGCAGAACAGTTCGAAGTGCTGCTGGCAGATCACCCGGGCGATGTAGATTTGCAGTTGTCTTTGGGGTTAATTCGTTTTGAGCAGCAGCGCTTTGATGAGGCCGAAGTGCTGTTCGCTGAATTGCTCGATGTAGAGCGCCGCCGCTCAACGGCGCACTATTACCTTGCCCGCATCGCGCAGGAGCAGCGGGACTACCAATCGGCACTCAACCATTATTTAAAGGTGGAAATCGGCCCCGATTTCATGCCTGCGCTGGTGCAAACGCTAGAGATTCTGGTGGCCGCCGGTGAGCTGGAGCCTGCCCATACGCGCATGGAAGCCGTGCGTGCCAAGGTGCCCCAAACCCATGAGCGGCTCTATGCACTGGAGGCTGAAATACTTGCGAAATACGGCCACCTTGATGCCGCAGAGCAAGTACTCACTCAGGGTTTGACGCAGTTGCCCGAGAGTACTCAACTGCTGTACAGCCGGGCGCTGGTAAACGAGCGTCGCGATATGATCGATCTGGCCGAGCGTGACCTGCGCCGGGTTATCCGCTTTGAGCCAAACAATGCCACCGCGCTCAATGCCCTAGGTTATACCCTGGCAGACCGAACCGAGCGCTACCAGGAGGCCTATGAACTCATTAAGCAGGCGCACCTGCTAAAGCCGGACGACGCCGCCATTATTGATAGCCTGGGCTGGGTGCAATACCGTTTGGGCAATTATGCCGAGGCCATACTGCGCCTGCGCGAAGCGCTCAAACTCTACCCTGATCCGGAAATAGCAGCGCACTTGGGCGAGGTGCTCTGGGTTACCGGCCAGCAGCAAGAAGCGCTGGAAGTGTGGCAGGCCGGCATTGAGCTGAACCCGCGCAATAGCATTATTCCCAACGCCATGAAGCGCCTGGGGGCAGAGCCTGCCGATGAGTAA
- the ispE gene encoding 4-(cytidine 5'-diphospho)-2-C-methyl-D-erythritol kinase: MLGTKAAVRWPAPAKLNLCLHITGQRPDGYHNLQTLFQLLNYADYLTFEPNDSGDVVLLNPVADVPAEDNLIVRAARALQYATGNTQGVRIGVDKRIPMGGGLGGGSSNAATTLVALNHLWGAGLSLPHLAEVGLQLGADVPVFVMGQTAWAEGVGEQLTPVAMEPKWYLVVTPNCHVSTAEIFSHKDLTRGTPNITVAAFLEQGGQNDCQELVVKLHPQVRQVIDWLNQFGAAQMTGTGASVYCAFATAEAAQSVLCILPKQWQGFVAQAVNISPLHSLLQQIDDTGA, from the coding sequence GTGTTAGGTACAAAAGCTGCAGTTCGTTGGCCAGCGCCGGCAAAGCTCAATTTATGCTTACACATTACCGGGCAGAGGCCTGACGGCTACCACAACCTGCAAACGCTGTTTCAATTATTAAATTACGCCGACTACCTCACCTTCGAGCCAAACGACTCAGGTGACGTGGTGTTGCTCAACCCGGTGGCTGATGTGCCAGCCGAAGATAACCTGATAGTGCGTGCCGCGCGTGCTTTGCAATACGCCACGGGCAATACCCAGGGAGTGCGCATCGGGGTAGACAAGCGCATCCCTATGGGGGGCGGCCTTGGGGGCGGGTCATCCAATGCAGCTACCACCCTTGTGGCATTAAATCATTTGTGGGGTGCCGGCTTGAGTTTGCCGCATTTAGCGGAAGTTGGCCTACAGCTCGGTGCTGATGTGCCGGTATTTGTGATGGGGCAAACGGCTTGGGCTGAAGGCGTTGGCGAGCAACTTACGCCGGTGGCGATGGAGCCAAAATGGTACTTGGTAGTTACGCCCAATTGCCACGTCTCTACTGCTGAAATATTTTCACACAAAGATTTGACAAGAGGCACGCCCAACATTACAGTAGCGGCCTTTCTTGAGCAGGGTGGCCAGAACGACTGCCAGGAGCTGGTTGTTAAGCTCCACCCTCAAGTGCGCCAAGTCATTGATTGGCTTAATCAATTTGGTGCAGCTCAGATGACTGGAACAGGTGCCAGTGTGTATTGCGCCTTCGCCACAGCGGAAGCAGCACAATCAGTTTTGTGCATTCTTCCAAAGCAGTGGCAAGGGTTCGTAGCGCAAGCTGTGAACATATCACCCTTACATAGCCTGCTCCAGCAAATTGACGATACAGGGGCATAG
- the tyrS gene encoding tyrosine--tRNA ligase: MANIDKGLLADLEARGLVAQMTGDRALETYLAEGSRTLYCGFDPTADSLHIGSLVPLLTLKRFQMAGHKPLALVGGATGLIGDPSFKAAERKLNTPDVVASWVDKLKAQVSAFIDFEAGSNSAEVVNNLDWTANMDVLTFLRDVGKHFSVNNMINKESVKQRIEREGAGISFTEFTYMLLQSYDFAELYQRHNCTLQIGGSDQWGNITGGVDLARRMHGGQVFGLTLPLVTKADGTKFGKTESGTIWLDAKKTSPYAFYQFWLNTADADVYKFLRYFTFLSVAEIADIEAADAAAQGRPQAQGVLAREVTRLVHGVEGLAAAERITEALFAGDTAGLSEADLEQLAQDGLPSSALSLDGQPLTQLLADAGMAPSGKQVKDALQRKAVEVNKVTIGLEQNMEAAGIFAKEKALFGKYFLVKLGKKKYHLFTC, encoded by the coding sequence ATGGCGAATATTGATAAAGGGTTGTTGGCTGATCTGGAAGCGCGTGGGCTGGTTGCCCAGATGACGGGTGACCGGGCATTGGAAACGTATTTGGCAGAAGGCTCGCGCACCCTTTATTGTGGCTTTGATCCCACCGCCGATAGCCTGCACATTGGCAGCCTTGTGCCGCTTCTAACGCTCAAACGGTTCCAGATGGCGGGCCATAAGCCCCTGGCATTGGTGGGTGGTGCCACTGGCCTGATTGGCGACCCTTCCTTTAAAGCCGCCGAGCGCAAGCTCAATACACCCGATGTGGTGGCTTCCTGGGTAGATAAGCTAAAGGCGCAAGTCAGCGCGTTTATTGATTTTGAGGCAGGCAGCAACAGCGCCGAGGTGGTCAATAACCTAGATTGGACCGCCAACATGGATGTGCTGACTTTCCTGCGTGATGTGGGCAAGCACTTCTCTGTAAACAACATGATTAATAAAGAGTCGGTAAAGCAGCGCATCGAGCGTGAAGGTGCGGGTATTTCCTTTACCGAGTTCACCTATATGTTGCTGCAGTCTTACGACTTCGCCGAACTCTACCAGCGCCATAACTGCACCTTGCAAATTGGTGGCTCTGATCAATGGGGCAATATTACAGGTGGTGTAGATTTGGCGCGCCGCATGCACGGCGGCCAGGTGTTTGGGCTAACCCTGCCGCTTGTCACCAAGGCAGACGGCACCAAGTTTGGTAAAACCGAGTCGGGCACCATCTGGCTAGATGCCAAGAAAACCTCGCCCTACGCCTTCTATCAGTTCTGGCTAAATACCGCCGATGCCGATGTGTATAAGTTCCTGCGTTATTTTACTTTCCTGTCTGTGGCGGAAATTGCCGATATAGAGGCAGCTGATGCCGCCGCCCAAGGCCGCCCGCAAGCGCAAGGGGTGCTGGCGCGCGAAGTCACGCGTCTGGTGCACGGTGTTGAAGGTCTGGCTGCCGCCGAGCGTATTACTGAAGCGCTGTTCGCCGGTGATACCGCAGGGCTTTCCGAGGCAGATCTTGAGCAGCTTGCCCAAGATGGCCTGCCGAGCAGTGCATTATCTTTGGATGGCCAGCCGCTCACACAGTTGTTGGCAGATGCCGGCATGGCGCCATCGGGTAAGCAAGTAAAAGATGCGCTTCAACGCAAGGCCGTTGAAGTTAACAAGGTGACCATTGGCCTTGAGCAAAATATGGAGGCTGCGGGCATCTTCGCAAAAGAAAAGGCGCTGTTTGGCAAGTACTTCCTGGTGAAGCTGGGTAAGAAGAAGTACCACCTGTTTACTTGCTGA
- the prfA gene encoding peptide chain release factor 1 — translation MKDSIRLKLESLTDRYEEVSALLSDPDVISDQNKFRELSKEYAELEPVVQCFNRFLSLNEDILEARELMKDGDPEMREMAQMALEEAQEQLAPLDSELQLLLLPKDPNDHKNVFLEIRAGTGGDEAAIFSGDLFRMYSKYAESRKWRIEVLSENAGEHGGYKEIITRVVGQGVYSQLKFESGAHRVQRVPETESQGRIHTSACTVAVMPEADELEEVNINKNELRIDTFRSSGAGGQHVNTTDSAIRITHIPTGIVVECQDERSQHKNKARAMSLLASKLASAQEEQAAAAMASERRSLVGSGDRSERIRTYNYPQGRVTDHRINLTLYKLSEIMEGKLDEVVQPLVQEYQADQLAALADKS, via the coding sequence ATGAAAGATTCTATTCGGCTCAAACTTGAGTCACTTACCGACCGCTATGAAGAAGTGTCGGCGCTGCTGTCTGACCCAGATGTGATTAGCGATCAAAATAAATTCCGCGAGCTGAGCAAGGAATACGCTGAGCTTGAGCCCGTTGTGCAATGCTTCAACAGATTTCTTTCGCTCAATGAAGATATTCTGGAAGCCCGCGAGCTCATGAAAGACGGCGATCCCGAAATGCGCGAAATGGCCCAGATGGCCCTCGAAGAGGCGCAAGAACAGCTGGCACCGCTCGATAGCGAACTGCAACTGTTGCTGCTGCCAAAAGATCCGAACGATCACAAAAACGTGTTTCTTGAAATTCGCGCGGGTACCGGCGGCGATGAAGCGGCGATTTTTTCGGGCGACCTGTTCCGCATGTACAGCAAATATGCCGAATCGCGTAAATGGCGCATTGAGGTGCTGAGCGAAAACGCCGGCGAGCACGGCGGCTATAAGGAAATCATCACCCGGGTTGTGGGCCAAGGTGTTTACTCCCAATTAAAGTTTGAATCCGGCGCTCACCGCGTGCAGCGAGTGCCTGAAACCGAATCTCAAGGGCGCATTCACACCTCGGCATGCACTGTGGCGGTAATGCCAGAGGCCGATGAGCTTGAAGAAGTGAACATCAATAAAAACGAATTGCGCATAGACACCTTCCGCTCATCGGGTGCAGGCGGCCAGCACGTTAACACTACCGACTCCGCCATTCGCATCACCCATATTCCAACGGGCATTGTGGTGGAGTGCCAAGACGAGCGCTCGCAACACAAAAACAAAGCCCGTGCCATGAGCCTGCTTGCCTCAAAACTTGCCAGTGCCCAGGAAGAACAAGCAGCAGCAGCCATGGCCAGCGAACGCAGAAGCCTGGTGGGCAGTGGCGATCGTTCCGAGCGCATTCGCACCTACAACTACCCGCAGGGGCGCGTAACCGATCATCGCATCAACCTCACGCTGTACAAGCTTTCAGAAATTATGGAAGGCAAGCTTGATGAAGTGGTACAACCACTGGTGCAGGAATATCAGGCCGATCAACTGGCAGCACTTGCTGATAAATCCTGA
- the prmC gene encoding peptide chain release factor N(5)-glutamine methyltransferase, which yields MATVADLLQQARSLTDVSDTARLDTELLLCRALNKTRSFLYTWPEKQVDPAAALEFNALLKRRQKGEPIAYILGQQEFWSLPLAVAPSTLIPRADTETLVAWALQRKLPAGAHVVDLGTGTGAIALALAHERPQWQLTGVDLSHEAVALAQTNAANLNINNCTFLQGSWYEPLDRGQFHLIVTNPPYIDATDPHLAQGDVRFEPHSALVAADQGLADLKTIAEGACNALHPGGWLGMEHGFAQAPAVQSLLQSLCFKQVASESDLGGQPRITFGQWPE from the coding sequence ATGGCCACGGTGGCAGACCTGCTGCAACAAGCACGCTCCCTTACCGATGTAAGCGACACAGCACGGCTGGATACAGAGCTGTTGTTGTGTCGTGCGCTTAACAAAACGCGCAGCTTTTTATACACCTGGCCTGAAAAGCAAGTAGACCCAGCCGCCGCACTCGAATTTAATGCATTGCTCAAGCGCCGCCAAAAAGGCGAGCCCATTGCCTACATTCTTGGCCAGCAGGAATTTTGGTCTCTGCCATTGGCGGTTGCGCCCAGCACCTTGATCCCCCGTGCCGACACAGAGACACTCGTCGCCTGGGCACTGCAGCGTAAATTGCCTGCAGGTGCACACGTTGTAGACCTAGGCACAGGCACCGGTGCCATTGCGTTGGCTTTGGCGCACGAAAGGCCCCAATGGCAGCTCACCGGTGTAGACCTCTCGCACGAAGCCGTCGCCCTCGCGCAAACCAACGCCGCGAATTTAAATATCAATAACTGTACTTTTTTGCAGGGCAGCTGGTATGAACCATTGGATAGAGGGCAGTTTCATTTAATTGTTACCAACCCACCCTACATAGACGCCACAGATCCGCATTTGGCGCAAGGTGACGTGCGATTTGAGCCACACAGCGCGCTGGTTGCGGCAGACCAGGGCCTGGCCGATTTAAAAACAATTGCCGAAGGCGCGTGCAACGCCCTGCATCCCGGAGGCTGGCTCGGCATGGAGCATGGCTTTGCGCAGGCTCCAGCGGTGCAATCGCTTTTGCAGAGCCTTTGCTTTAAACAGGTTGCCAGTGAGTCAGATCTTGGCGGCCAGCCGCGTATTACCTTTGGGCAATGGCCGGAGTAG
- a CDS encoding YjgN family protein: protein MEQVYDIYLTGDFTEGTKPETAIAAFARAAGLSSIKAKSLFDNAPSLIKKGVAEATAKAYQAKLQSIGIITRLEAVEATSAAAAPVPSPATAEAHADVQASNPNSRRLVPFVFSGEGYEFFKIWIVNILLVMVTLGIYAPWAKVRTTQYFYGNTNLDGATFAFTADPVKMLIGRLIALALLIAYMVVNALSPIAGIVIGIGLFFLLPWVANRSMAFYARNTTYRNIRFAFEGDYWNAFKTFILWPLAGMLSLMLLMPLAIKKQQEYVINRHRYGNKSFTFDAKTGAFYKLFLIALGIFVVGIIAGSVLGFVLKPLSVVGVMIAYVLSILYFMVGLNNIIFNNSSIAEHNFKANYELKSFSLLMVGNFLLTVITFGLYIPWALVKLANYAANHTQLDVQGDLDKFAAVSQPDPSAFGEEFGDVFDMEVGF from the coding sequence GTGGAACAAGTCTACGATATATACCTTACCGGTGATTTCACCGAAGGCACCAAACCAGAAACCGCCATTGCCGCATTTGCGCGCGCAGCCGGCCTCTCAAGCATCAAAGCAAAAAGTCTCTTCGATAACGCACCCAGCCTGATTAAAAAAGGCGTGGCCGAGGCCACAGCCAAAGCCTACCAGGCCAAGCTGCAGTCAATCGGCATTATTACGCGCCTGGAGGCCGTAGAGGCCACTAGCGCAGCTGCCGCACCTGTGCCAAGCCCGGCTACAGCTGAGGCCCACGCAGATGTGCAGGCCAGCAACCCCAACAGCCGACGCCTTGTGCCATTTGTGTTCAGTGGCGAAGGCTATGAATTTTTCAAAATCTGGATTGTAAATATCCTTTTGGTAATGGTTACCCTGGGCATCTACGCACCCTGGGCTAAAGTGCGCACCACACAATATTTTTACGGTAATACCAATTTGGATGGAGCGACCTTCGCGTTCACGGCAGACCCGGTAAAAATGCTCATTGGCCGCTTGATCGCTTTGGCGCTATTGATTGCCTACATGGTTGTCAACGCGCTTTCGCCCATCGCCGGCATTGTGATTGGTATTGGCCTGTTTTTCCTATTACCTTGGGTGGCCAACCGGTCCATGGCGTTTTATGCGCGCAACACCACCTACCGCAACATTCGCTTTGCGTTTGAAGGCGACTACTGGAATGCATTCAAAACGTTCATCCTGTGGCCCCTTGCCGGCATGCTAAGCCTTATGCTGTTAATGCCATTGGCTATCAAAAAACAACAAGAGTACGTGATTAACCGGCACCGTTACGGCAACAAGAGCTTTACCTTTGATGCCAAAACCGGCGCCTTTTACAAGCTGTTTTTGATCGCCCTGGGTATTTTTGTTGTGGGTATAATTGCAGGCTCCGTACTTGGCTTCGTACTGAAGCCGCTGTCGGTTGTAGGTGTAATGATTGCCTATGTGTTGAGCATTCTTTACTTCATGGTCGGCCTAAACAACATCATCTTCAACAACAGCTCAATTGCCGAGCACAATTTCAAAGCCAATTACGAGCTGAAATCTTTCTCGCTGTTGATGGTCGGCAACTTTCTGCTGACGGTGATTACCTTCGGCCTCTATATTCCCTGGGCCTTGGTGAAGCTTGCTAATTACGCAGCCAACCATACACAGCTAGACGTTCAAGGTGACCTTGATAAGTTTGCCGCTGTTAGCCAGCCAGACCCATCGGCATTTGGTGAAGAATTTGGCGATGTCTTCGACATGGAGGTTGGGTTTTGA
- the hemA gene encoding glutamyl-tRNA reductase has protein sequence MTFLALGINHHTAPLALRERVAFAPEAVAGALQQARQALGTQDVAILSTCNRTEIYTFANIETGKLVEWFGQYHQIPAEELLPYHYVHQGEAAIGHMMQVACGLNSLILGEPQILGQMKSAYAVACEAGTVQSPLHAAFQHIFSIAKKVRTETAIGENPVSVAYAAVSLAQQIFADLRQQSALLIGAGEMIELVARHLREQGVRNITVANRTLSRAADLAERFGATPILLSDIPTVLHNADMVISSTASQLPILGKGAVETALKKRKHKPIFMVDIAVPRDIEPQVAELDDVFLFSVDDLKEVIDENRKSREEAADAARTIINEGVLKFTRQQGVQGARDAIRALRSQAEAIKSQELKKALNALNGGANPEQVLAQLANGLTNKILHQPTTALRDASAEGREDLITLAYELFALDANKPE, from the coding sequence ATGACCTTTCTGGCCTTAGGTATCAATCACCACACGGCGCCCCTGGCGCTCCGTGAGCGCGTGGCCTTTGCACCAGAGGCGGTGGCCGGGGCCCTGCAACAGGCCAGGCAGGCACTGGGCACGCAGGATGTGGCCATTCTTTCTACCTGCAACCGTACGGAAATATACACCTTTGCCAATATTGAGACCGGCAAACTGGTGGAATGGTTCGGCCAATACCATCAAATACCCGCTGAAGAGTTACTCCCCTACCACTATGTGCACCAGGGCGAGGCGGCCATTGGCCACATGATGCAAGTGGCCTGTGGCCTGAATTCACTGATATTGGGTGAGCCGCAAATTCTTGGCCAGATGAAATCGGCCTATGCGGTGGCCTGCGAAGCCGGCACTGTGCAAAGCCCCCTGCACGCGGCCTTCCAGCATATTTTCAGCATTGCGAAAAAAGTGCGCACCGAAACCGCCATCGGCGAAAATCCGGTGTCGGTAGCCTACGCCGCGGTGAGCCTTGCGCAACAGATTTTTGCCGACCTTCGCCAGCAATCTGCGCTGCTCATTGGTGCCGGCGAGATGATTGAACTGGTGGCACGGCACCTGCGCGAACAGGGTGTGCGCAACATCACCGTGGCCAACCGCACACTGTCGCGAGCTGCAGATTTGGCCGAGCGCTTTGGCGCCACCCCGATTTTACTTTCAGACATCCCAACGGTGCTGCACAACGCCGACATGGTGATTTCATCCACCGCCAGCCAGCTGCCCATTCTAGGTAAAGGTGCCGTGGAAACGGCGCTGAAAAAGCGCAAGCACAAGCCGATTTTTATGGTAGATATTGCCGTACCACGCGATATAGAGCCACAGGTTGCCGAGCTTGATGACGTGTTCTTATTCAGCGTGGATGATTTAAAAGAAGTCATCGACGAAAACCGGAAATCCCGCGAAGAAGCCGCCGATGCCGCGCGCACCATTATTAATGAGGGTGTGCTTAAGTTTACGCGCCAACAGGGTGTGCAGGGCGCACGCGATGCCATTCGCGCGCTGCGCTCGCAAGCCGAGGCAATAAAATCCCAAGAGCTTAAAAAAGCCCTTAATGCGCTAAACGGTGGCGCAAACCCCGAGCAAGTGCTGGCTCAGCTGGCCAACGGCTTAACCAACAAAATTCTCCACCAACCCACCACAGCTCTGCGCGATGCAAGCGCCGAGGGCCGTGAAGATTTAATAACACTCGCCTATGAGCTGTTTGCCCTTGATGCAAATAAGCCGGAGTAA